The genomic region GGTAATAATTCCATGCTTAATTCCTATACCTTCATGAATGACTTTCACCACTGGTGCTAAACAGTTAGTGGTACAAGAAGCAGCTGTTAAAATATGATCTTCTTGAGGTTTATAAAGATGATCATTTACCCCCATTACAATATTTAAGGCTCCCCCTTTTACGGGTGCAGCAACAATTACTTTACCCACTCCTCTTTGAAAGTAGGGACTGAGAGTTTCTAGGGTTCTAAATTTTCCTGAGCATTCTAACACAATGTCCACGGCAAATTCTTCCCAGGGGACTTCCCCAGGTTGGGAATATTCACTAAAGGTGAGGGATTTATCACCAATAAGGATTCGGTCTTTTCCCGTTCCTACCTCATTTTGCCAACGTCCATGTACGGAATCAAATTTGAGTAAATGAGCTGCTGCTTCCACACCACCTTTGAGTTCATTTATATGCACAAATTCTATTTCTGACCAATCCCAACCAGCACGCAATACTAAACGTCCTATACGCCCAAAACCATTAATTCCTACCCGGATTTTCATGTTAAAACTCCTTCCGTTTACGCAATAATTGCCCAATAGTTAAATCCAATTCTGACTTACCCCCAAATACCGTTCCAGCTTTACCGTTGTGCAAATGCACATAGCCAATTTTGTATGCTTCCTCCGGTAAAGGTACGGATCCAACTAAATTAACTATTGCTGGTGCTTTTTTTAAGTAAAAGTCCACAAACTTATAAATTTCCGCCCGCTTTTCACCTGACCACAAATTCACATAAATAAATAGGGGTCTGGATAAGGGTTGATACCTGGATTTCCCTACTGTTTCCTGGGATGGTAAAACCGGTCCCTTTTTGTTATCAATGGCTACCAGTTTTAATTTGTCTTGATTCTTTTCGTAGTATGCATAGCCAAAATAGCCTAAAGCCTTAATATCTTTATTAACTCCTTTAACTAACACATTGTCATCTTCACTGGCTGTGTAATCATTACGACTGGCTTTTTCTCTGCCAATAATGGCCTCGACAAAATAATCATAAGTGCC from Cylindrospermopsis curvispora GIHE-G1 harbors:
- a CDS encoding ArsJ-associated glyceraldehyde-3-phosphate dehydrogenase, which gives rise to MKIRVGINGFGRIGRLVLRAGWDWSEIEFVHINELKGGVEAAAHLLKFDSVHGRWQNEVGTGKDRILIGDKSLTFSEYSQPGEVPWEEFAVDIVLECSGKFRTLETLSPYFQRGVGKVIVAAPVKGGALNIVMGVNDHLYKPQEDHILTAASCTTNCLAPVVKVIHEGIGIKHGIITTIHDHTNTQTIVDAPHKDLRRARATGMSLIPTSTGSATAIGLIYPELNGKLNGLAVRVPLLNASLTDCVFEVVRPTTIGEINALLKAASAQEPLKGILGYEERPLVSIDYKDDPRSSIIDALSTMVVNETQVKILAWYDNEWGYANRMAELARKVALSWHQ